The following proteins are co-located in the Solanum pennellii chromosome 1, SPENNV200 genome:
- the LOC107008435 gene encoding NADPH:adrenodoxin oxidoreductase, mitochondrial isoform X1: MALSRALNFCRSFSTVSSKPLRVCIVGSGPAGFYTADKILKAHEGAEVDIVDRLPTPFGLVRSGVAPDHPETKIVTNQFSRVAQNRRCSFIGNVSLGASISLAELRELYDAVVLSYGAESDQALGIPREDLSGIYAAREFVWWYNGHPDCRNLAPDLKSSDTAVIIGQGNVALDVARILLRPTSELATTDISCHALAALSESSIRKVYLVGRRGAAQAAFTAKELREVLRIKDLSIGIRQADLSKTPADEEELKNNRIKRRIHELLSKAATPATSVCNPGQKELHFVFFRKPDRFLESDCRSGHVGGLRMERTILKEDVGSGKQIAVGTGLFEEMECGLVLKSVGYKSIPVDGLPFDHRKGIVPNVRGRVLSEASEDAQVEKGLYVCGWLKRGPTGIIATNLYCAEETVASISEDVERGAVTSRSGLSKSGREGLLQLLDSRNVKIVPFGGWEKIDSEEKRRGSLKNKPREKLTSWEDLLEVATK; this comes from the exons ATGGCTCTTTCAAGAGCTCTCAATTTCTGCAGGAGCTTTTCTACAGTTTCTTCCAAACCATTACGTGTTTGCATCGTGGGGAGCGGGCCTGCTGGGTTCTATACTGCCGATAAG ATTTTGAAAGCTCACGAGGGAGCTGAAGTTGATATAGTTGATCGGTTACCTACGCCATTTGGATTAGTCAGGTCTGGAGTGGCTCCTGATCATCCTGAAACAAAG ATTGTGACGAACCAGTTTTCTCGGGTTGCTCAAAATAGACGTTGCTCGTTCATTGGGAATGTCTCTCTTGGAGCATCTATATCTTTGGCTGAGCTGCGTGAATTATATGATGCG GTGGTGCTTTCTTATGGAGCTGAAAGTGATCAAGCTCTAGGAATACCCAGAGAA GATCTGTCTGGCATATACGCTGCCAGAGAATTTGTTTGGTGGTATAATGGCCACCCAGACTGCCGAAATCTTGCACCAGATTTGAAGAGCTCCGATACTGCTGTTATTATTGGTCAG GGAAATGTAGCTCTTGATGTGGCGCGGATCCTTTTACGACCAACTAGTGAATTGGCAACAACTGATATCTCCTGCCATGCTTTGGCAGCTTTAAGCGAGAGCTCCATTAG AAAAGTGTATTTGGTTGGAAGACGTGGAGCAGCACAAGCAGCCTTCACGGCAAAAGAACTGCGTGAAGTTCTAC GTATCAAGGACCTATCCATTGGAATTCGGCAAGCGGATTTAAGTAAAACCCCAGCAGATGAG GAAGAACTAAAGAATAACCGGATTAAAAGGAGAATTCATGAACTGCTCTCTAAGGCAGCCACTCCTGCAACTTCCGTATGCAATCCAGGTCAAAAAGAACTGCACTTTGTTTTCTTCAGGAAACCAGACAGGTTCCTGGAATCAGATTGTAGAAGTGGTCATGTTGGTGGTTTGCGGATGGAGAGGACAATTCTTAAAG AAGATGTTGGATCTGGGAAACAAATTGCTGTTGGTACTGGACTTTTTGAAGAAATGGAATGCGG GCTGGTATTGAAGAGTGTTGGTTACAAGTCGATACCTGTTGATGGCTTGCCTTTTGATCACCGTAAAG GTATTGTTCCAAATGTTCGGGGACGTGTTTTAAGTGAAGCTTCTGAAGATGCACAAGTCGAGAAAGGCTTGTATGTATGTGGGTGGTTGAAGAGAGGACCAACTGGGATAATTGCTACAAATCTTTACTGTGCTGAAGAAACT GTCGCTAGCATATCAGAAGATGTTGAGAGAGGAGCGGTAACATCAAGATCTGGCCTATCTAAGTCCGGAAGGGAGGGCCTCCTCCAATTGCTAGATAGCAGGAATGTCAAAATTGTTCCATTTGGTGGCTGGGAAAAGATAGACagtgaagagaaaagaagaggtaGTCTGAAAAACAAACCCAGGGAAAAGCTTACCTCTTGGGAGGATTTATTAGAAGTTGCCACCAAGTGA
- the LOC107002890 gene encoding transmembrane protein 184A-like, whose translation MAPIFYILIALPCTVGAIGLALLHIYRHLLNYTEPTYQRYIVRIIFMVPVYAITSFFSLILNERAIYFNSIREIYEAWVIYNFLSLCLAWVGGPGAVVLSLSGRILKPNWCLMTCCLPPLPLDGRFIRRCKQGCLQFVILKPILVLVTIILYVKGKYEDGNFSPSQSYLYLTIIYTISYSMALYALALFYVACKDLLRPFNPVPKFIIIKSVVFLTYWQGVLVFLAAKSELIKDTEEAAEFQNFIICVEMLIAAFAHLYAFPYKEYAGANIGPPRGFTASLGHALMLNDFYHDTVHQFAPTYHDYVLYNHGDAEEGGATKYRARTFVPTGPEMDTVRKNKHIIGNKQEDVQLSTLSPSANNNNPQNPVAGQQTGKSEAMNYSLLMDASTNVSAPYDLSLIDVDISTYPSKVPAANPESR comes from the exons ATGGCTCCCATATTCTATATCCTCATTGCGTTGCCTTGCACAGTTGGTGCCATTGGACTGGCACTTTTGCACATTTACAGGCATCTTTTGAATTACACTGAGCCTACTTATCAAAGATACATTGTCCGCATCATCTTTATGGTTCCT GTTTATGCAATAACGTCATTCTTTTCGCTAATCTTAAATGAGAGAGCCATCTATTTCAATTCCATTCGTGAAAT ATATGAGGCGTGGgtcatatataattttctatcaCTCTGCCTGGCATGGGTTGGTGGCCCAGGGGCTGTTGTTCTAAGTTTGAGTGGCCGAATTCTAAAGCCAAATTGGTGTCTGATGACCTGCTGCTTACCTCCGCTTCCTTTGGATGG GCGCTTTATCCGAAGGTGCAAGCAGGGGTGTTTGCAGTTTGTGATTCTCAAGCCCATATTAGTGCTCGTTACAATCATACTATATGTAAAAGGAAAATATGAGGACGGAAATTTCAGTCCAAGCCAGTCATACCTGTACCtcacaattatatatactaTCTCTTACTCGATGGCACTTTATGCATTGGCTTTGTTTTACGTGGCATGCAAAGATCTGCTCCGTCCATTTAATCCAGTTCCAAAGTTCATCATTATAAAATCCGTCGTATTCCTTACGTACTGGCAG GGAGTTCTGGTGTTTCTTGCTGCAAAGTCGGAGCTTATTAAAGATACCGAGGAAGCTGCTGAATTTCAGAATTTTATAATTTGTGTTGAGATGCTTATTGCAGCTTTTGCTCATCTTTATGCATTCCCATACAAGGAATATGCTGGCGCAAATATTGGTCCTCCTCGTGGTTTTACTGCTAGCCTTGGACATGCCCTTATGCTAAATGACTTTTACCATGACACGGTTCACCAG TTTGCTCCTACTTATCATGATTATGTTCTTTATAATCATGGTGATGCCGAAGAAGGGGGTGCAACAAAGTACAGGGCAAGGACTTTTGTCCCAACTGGCCCAGAGATGGATACTGTTAGGAAAAACAAGCACATAATTGGGAACAAACAGGAAGATGTACAATTATCTACTCTCTCCCCATCTGCTAATAACAACAATCCTCAAAATCCTGTTGCAGGCCAGCAAACAGGGAAATCGGAGGCAATGAACTACTCTTTGCTTATGGATGCATCAACTAATGTTTCAGCACCCTATGACCTATCACTGATTGATGTAGATATTTCAACTTATCCATCTAAGGTACCTGCAGCCAATCCTGAGTCAAGGTGA
- the LOC107008435 gene encoding NADPH:adrenodoxin oxidoreductase, mitochondrial isoform X2: MALSRALNFCRSFSTVSSKPLRVCIVGSGPAGFYTADKILKAHEGAEVDIVDRLPTPFGLVRSGVAPDHPETKIVTNQFSRVAQNRRCSFIGNVSLGASISLAELRELYDAVVLSYGAESDQALGIPREDLSGIYAAREFVWWYNGHPDCRNLAPDLKSSDTAVIIGQGNVALDVARILLRPTSELATTDISCHALAALSESSIRKVYLVGRRGAAQAAFTAKELREVLRIKDLSIGIRQADLSKTPADEEELKNNRIKRRIHELLSKAATPATSVCNPGQKELHFVFFRKPDRFLESDCRSGHVGGLRMERTILKEDVGSGKQIAVGTGLFEEMECGLVLKSVGYKSIPVDGLPFDHRKGVFVFHINCM; encoded by the exons ATGGCTCTTTCAAGAGCTCTCAATTTCTGCAGGAGCTTTTCTACAGTTTCTTCCAAACCATTACGTGTTTGCATCGTGGGGAGCGGGCCTGCTGGGTTCTATACTGCCGATAAG ATTTTGAAAGCTCACGAGGGAGCTGAAGTTGATATAGTTGATCGGTTACCTACGCCATTTGGATTAGTCAGGTCTGGAGTGGCTCCTGATCATCCTGAAACAAAG ATTGTGACGAACCAGTTTTCTCGGGTTGCTCAAAATAGACGTTGCTCGTTCATTGGGAATGTCTCTCTTGGAGCATCTATATCTTTGGCTGAGCTGCGTGAATTATATGATGCG GTGGTGCTTTCTTATGGAGCTGAAAGTGATCAAGCTCTAGGAATACCCAGAGAA GATCTGTCTGGCATATACGCTGCCAGAGAATTTGTTTGGTGGTATAATGGCCACCCAGACTGCCGAAATCTTGCACCAGATTTGAAGAGCTCCGATACTGCTGTTATTATTGGTCAG GGAAATGTAGCTCTTGATGTGGCGCGGATCCTTTTACGACCAACTAGTGAATTGGCAACAACTGATATCTCCTGCCATGCTTTGGCAGCTTTAAGCGAGAGCTCCATTAG AAAAGTGTATTTGGTTGGAAGACGTGGAGCAGCACAAGCAGCCTTCACGGCAAAAGAACTGCGTGAAGTTCTAC GTATCAAGGACCTATCCATTGGAATTCGGCAAGCGGATTTAAGTAAAACCCCAGCAGATGAG GAAGAACTAAAGAATAACCGGATTAAAAGGAGAATTCATGAACTGCTCTCTAAGGCAGCCACTCCTGCAACTTCCGTATGCAATCCAGGTCAAAAAGAACTGCACTTTGTTTTCTTCAGGAAACCAGACAGGTTCCTGGAATCAGATTGTAGAAGTGGTCATGTTGGTGGTTTGCGGATGGAGAGGACAATTCTTAAAG AAGATGTTGGATCTGGGAAACAAATTGCTGTTGGTACTGGACTTTTTGAAGAAATGGAATGCGG GCTGGTATTGAAGAGTGTTGGTTACAAGTCGATACCTGTTGATGGCTTGCCTTTTGATCACCGTAAAG GTGTTTTCGTCTTTCACATTAATTGCATGTAA
- the LOC107002905 gene encoding pentatricopeptide repeat-containing protein At4g38150-like encodes MAGITIARWLTVSPAPSFSVIRRSLSPYALRFHYTSSLPILSPPKTVSFLSVPKTSAFRSRLFSTATPETPVSSNSTSAPPKRNTLVNFSLSDSEDSDAEADTKEITKLSTKEIDKSKLPPPYDPFNKKPVIEEPEDPTNLQEVFQKIRSDGMINNAVKMFDGLSKDGLTHEALELFSQIKDKSQMPDVVAHTAVIEAYANAGQPKEAHKVYLRMLSSGVLPNAYTYSVLIKSLAESGEEKFVKEAKKYVLEMVEKRGMKPNAATCLGSFEGLVKAGMEEEGKELLETVKSKGAVPEERKMREVLKNKRGLVYRTIMQVFYGK; translated from the coding sequence ATGGCCGGAATAACCATTGCCCGGTGGCTCACAGTCTCTCCAGCGCCGTCTTTCTCCGTAATCCGCCGATCCCTCTCCCCTTATGCCCTTCGTTTCCACTACACTTCCTCTCTCCCTATCCTAAGCCCCCCCAAAACAGTGTCCTTTTTATCAGTCCCCAAAACTAGCGCATTCAGAAGTAGACTATTTTCCACCGCCACCCCAGAAACTCCCGTTTCGAGTAACTCTACTTCAGCTCCTCCGAAGCGCAACACTTTAGTCAATTTCTCGCTATCTGATTCAGAAGACTCTGATGCTGAGGCGGACACTAAAGAGATAACAAAATTGTCCACTAAGGAAATAGATAAATCCAAATTACCACCACCATACGACCCATTTAACAAGAAACCCGTAATTGAGGAACCCGAAGACCCGACAAACTTGCAAGAAGTGTTTCAGAAGATACGTTCAGATGGGATGATCAACAATGCAGTGAAGATGTTCGACGGATTGTCTAAGGACGGACTGACCCACGAGGCCTTGGAGCTTTTCTCTCAAATCAAGGACAAGAGCCAAATGCCAGATGTAGTGGCTCATACGGCGGTAATCGAGGCATACGCCAACGCAGGGCAGCCCAAGGAAGCTCACAAGGTTTACCTACGGATGCTGTCATCTGGAGTGCTGCCCAATGCGTATACATATAGCGTGCTGATCAAGTCGTTGGCGGAGAGTGGAGAAGAGAAGTTTGTGAAAGAGGCGAAAAAGTATGTGTTGGAGATGGTGGAGAAAAGGGGAATGAAGCCCAATGCAGCTACTTGTTTGGGTAGTTTTGAAGGGTTGGTGAAGGCAGGGATGGAGGAAGAAGGAAAAGAGTTATTGGAGACAGTGAAGAGCAAAGGAGCTGTGCCTGAAGAGCGCAAGATGAGAGAGGTGTTGAAGAATAAAAGAGGGTTAGTTTATAGGACCATAATGCAGGTTTTTTATGGCAAATAG